In a genomic window of Lepisosteus oculatus isolate fLepOcu1 chromosome 3, fLepOcu1.hap2, whole genome shotgun sequence:
- the mrps18c gene encoding small ribosomal subunit protein bS18m — MIAVRTCRIVLSAVLKPSPKHTGQSLRKLCSTQHDTQPSNSDMPIKMENPYKEPPKKCILCGIAVDYKNVQLLSQFVSPHTGRVYGRHITGLCGKKQREISKAIKQAHHMGFMPVTLKDPAFLKDPNICDIKHLE; from the exons ATGATTGCTGTCAGAACCTGCAGGATTGTactttctgctgttttaaaaccatcGCCAAAACACACAG GGCAGTCACTAAGAAAACTATGCAGTACACAACATGACACGCAGCCAAGCAATAGCGATATG CCTATAAAGATGGAAAATCCATACAAAGAGCCTCCAAAAAAATGCATACTCTGTGGCATTGCAGTAGACTACAAAAATGTACAG CTTCTGTCACAGTTTGTATCGCCCCACACAGGCCGTGTTTATGGCAGGCACATAACTG GCCTATGTGGGAAGAAACAGAGGGAAATTTCCAAAGCCATAAAGCAAGCTCATCACATGG GTTTCATGCCTGTGACACTGAAGGATCCTGCCTTTCTTAAAGATCCCAACATTTGTGACATTAAGCACCTGGAGTAG
- the hpse gene encoding heparanase — MVITVLVVVLFLGVNTANVESAREDDLRFALIKADLFQVVKKVNERFLSVTIDANLISEEKYVDILRSQKLKTLAKALSPGFLRFGGTKADFMIFSPRNDSIKQRDFKSTSEFQGNVCNRQNLPSILEERLKSEWALEATRLLEENDNLYKTIKFSETTVDTLYSFANCSGLHLIFGLNALLRTDSNKWDSENAEKLLGYCESKQYNMSWELGNEPNSFEKKAGIQVDGHQLGKDFIHLHDILRKSRLFHSSGLYGPDVGQPREHTKDLLGRFLEIGGKVIDSCTWHHYYVNGRDASLEDFLDPDVLDTLATKTEEVFRIVAESSPGKKVWLGETSSAYGGGALGLSDTYAAGFMWLDKLGMAAKLGIDVVIRQVLVGAGFYHLVDSNFDPLPDFWLSLLYKNLVGPEVLNTTAVTSQGSRTKRLRVYLHCSNRKGQNVEKGAVTLFALNLSKRTARIILPPQISNKTVDLFLLQPGEGRIDSRSVLLNGEVLKMVDEKTLPVLKGTPIAAGTPLQLPGLSFAFYVIKDAQVPACT; from the exons ATGGTCATCACGGTACTGGTCGTTGTCCTGTTTTTAGGAGTAAATACAGCAAACGTGGAGTCTGCCAGAGAGGATGATTTGAGATTTGCGTTGATCAAAGCCGATCTTTTTCAGGTTGTGAAAAAAGTGAACGAGAGGTTTCTGTCTGTGACTATAGACGCAAATTTGATTTCTGAAGAGAAGTACGTCGACATTTTAAG GTCTCAAAAGCTGAAGACGCTCGCGAAAGCCTTGTCACCGGGATTTTTACGATTTGGTGGAACGAAAGCCGACTTCATGATATTTTCCCCCAGAAATGATTCCATAAAACAAAGAGATTTCAAGAGCACTTCTGAGTTTCAAG gAAATGTTTGCAACAGACAGAATCTTCCGTCCATCTTGGAAGAAAGACTCAAATCTGAATGGGCACTAGAGGCCACTCGCCTCCTGGAGGAGAATGACAATTTGTACAAAACCATCAAATTTTCAG AAACAACTGTAGACACATTGTACAGTTTCGCTAACTGTTCTGGTCTGCACCTCATCTTTGGACTCAATGCCTTGCTCAGAACAGACAGCAATAAATGGGACAGTGAAAATGCAGAGAAACTCCTGGGATACTGTGAATCCAAGCAATATAACATGTCCTGGGAACTGGGAAATG AGCCAAACAGCTTTGAGAAGAAGGCAGGAATTCAGGTTGATGGACATCAGCTGGGCAAGGACTTCATTCATCTTCATGACATTTTGAGGAAGTCCAGGCTGTTTCATTCCTCAGGACTGTATGGGCCGGATGTAGGCCAGCCCCGAGAGCACACAAAGGATTTACTAGGAAG GTTTTTGGAGATTGGTGGAAAAGTCATAGACTCCTGTACCTGGCACCA CTATTACGTTAATGGCAGAGACGCGTCACTGGAAGATTTTCTTGATCCTGATGTACTGGACACTCTTGCTACTAAAACAGAAGAAGTCTTTCGG ATTGTTGCAGAGTCATCTCCTGGGAAGAAGGTCTGGCTGGGGGAGACAAGCTCAGCCTACGGAGGAGGAGCTCTGGGACTCTCTGACACTTACGCTGCTGGGTTTAT GTGGTTAGACAAACTAGGAATGGCTGCAAAGCTTGGCATCGATGTCGTCATTAGGCAGGTGCTGGTTGGTGCTGGGTTCTACCATTTGGTAGATTCCAATTTTGACCCACTTCCT GATTTCTGGCTGTCTCTGCTGTACAAGAACCTAGTTGGTCCCGAGGTGCTTAATACTACAGCTGTTACCAGCCAAGGATCGAGAACCAAACGACTCCGTGTGTACCTGCACTGCAGCAACAGAAAAGG CCAAAATGTTGAGAAAGGAGCCGTCACCTTGTTTGCCTTGAATTTGAGTAAAAGAACAGCCAGGATCATCCTGCCTCCACAAATTTCCAACAAGACAGTGGATCTTTTCCTTCTCCAGCCCGGGGAAGGACGGATTGACTCCAG GTCTGTCCTGCTGAATGGGGAGGTTCTGAAGATGGTGGATGAGAAGACATTGCCAGTTCTGAAAGGCACCCCAATCGCCGCAGGCACTCCGCTTCAGCTCCCTGGCCTGTCCTTTGCCTTTTATGTGATAAAAGATGCCCAGGTGCCTGCTTGCACATGA
- the helq gene encoding helicase POLQ-like isoform X2, with protein sequence MMSSQLDQEINIKRVSRKRSRDALRSHFTPAKKRHSSSPTAKEHSSSLQEQDVGQTESGYMADAQHNEYCSDDEDLFGDYDSIACDTSFLAKLDDIELNFEQRSSTPVLNTAENECAKTRGQHSDIKQQLVHLETDLNTLKTTENCNDLKRPSHKEICEGNSSADDFFAELPSSQLAFQQENHKAAMKPRSMSSAKGEHRESDNSSVCYTSSALRRDDGPIVLQNKSEMKIRNPALQRRVSLRDQLKKAMLGNALVQSPQVSRMKEQKQTVVDEEINVALQAMEPSSAIDLGPFFGLPSKVKDLIYRLRGIKDLYEWQQTCLTLDSVQQRRNLIYSLPTSGGKTLVAEILILRELLCRKNDALLILPYISLVQEKVRGLASFGLELDFLVEEYAGSKGRFPPVKRRVKKSLYIATIEKAHSLVNSLIETNRLDNLGLVVVDELHMLGDGSRGAILEMTLAKVLYVSKTTQIVGMSATLSNVGDLQKFLHADNYTNDFRPVQLKEYVKLQDCIYEIDPKEEECFKFSRQLNFKYSSSMQKMDPDHLIALVTEVIPAHSCLVFCPTKKNCENVAEMICKYLKKSFMQHKEKEKVNLLNELKSTGNGTICPVLKKTVPYGIAYHHSGLTSDERKLIEETYASGALCLLTCTSTLAAGINLPARSQYKQMTGRAGRAGIDTSGESILILQEKDKLLAKELVSRSMENCYSNLMHDSGRGILSLILSLIGLSITRTLGEIRDFVSCTLFSVQEKQICGEKSLWDIVSESLDILTKKGLVKSTAGEEETLLEVTKLGRATFKGSVDLTYCDVLYRDLSRGLEGLMLNSLLHLIYLVTPYEMVMQCKPDWMMYFRQFTQLTAAEQKMASAVGVPESFIAKKASGQSMKKAVDNVAVNRLYLSFVLFAMLKETNLWTVAEKFSLTRGFVQSLLSSSSAFCSCVLHFTEELEEFWAYKALLTELTKRLTYCVKIELIPLMEVAGVLEARAKQLYGAGYKTLAHLANADPNLLIKAIENLSKRQANQIVASAKMLLTEKAEALQEEVDELLTLPHDLPSL encoded by the exons ATGATGAGCTCACAATTAGACCAAGAAATAAACATCAAACGAGTCTCCCGCAAGAGATCGAGAGATGCTTTGAGAAGTCACTTCACCCCTGCAAAAAAAAGACATAGTAGCAGCCCCACCGCGAAAGAGCACAGCTCGTCGCTGCAGGAGCAAGACGTTGGACAGACAGAGTCTGGATACATGGCAGATGCTCAGCACAACGAG TACTGCAGTGATGATGAAGACCTCTTTGGTGATTATGACAGCATCGCCTGTGACACCTCCTTCCTGGCAAAGCTCGACGATATAGAACTGAACTTCGAACAACGCAGCAGTACCCCAGTTCTGAACACTGCTGAGAATGAGTGTGCAAAGACTAGGGGACAGCACTCAGATATCAAACAGCAGCTTGTTCACCTCGAAACAGACTTGAATACATTAAAAACCACGGAAAATTGCAATGATCTTAAAAGACCATCCCACAAGGAGATCTGTGAAGGTAACTCTTCAGCTGATGACTTTTTCGCAGAACTGCCAAGTTCCCAGCTTGCGTTTCAGCAAGAGAACCACAAAGCTGCAATGAAACCAAGGAGTATGAGTTCTGCAAAAGGggaacacagagagtcagacaATTCCTCCGTGTGTTACACGTCCTCTGCATTGAGGAGAGATGATGGCCCCATTGTCCTGCAAAACAAATCAGAGATGAAGATCAGAAACCCTGCTTTGCAGAGGAGAGTGAGCTTGAGAGACCAGCTGAAGAAGGCCATGCTGGGAAATGCCTTGGTGCAGTCACCCCAGGTGTCTCGTATGAAAGAACAGAAGCAGACTGTGGTGGATGAGGAGATTAATGTGGCACTGCAAGCCATGGAACCTTCCTCAGCTATTGATCTAGGACCGTTTTTTGGGCTTCCTAGTAAAGTAAAAGACCTGATCTACAGACTAAGAGGGATTAAAGATCTGTATG AATGGCAGCAGACCTGTCTGACACTGGACTCTGTACAGCAGAGGAGGAACCTCATTTACTCATTACCCACTAGTGGAGGGAAGACATTGGTTGCTGAGATACTAATACTTCGTGAACTGCTCTGCAGAAAAAACGATGCTTTGCTGATTCTACCTTATATCTCCCTTGTTCAGGAGAAG GTTAGAGGGCTGGCTAGCTTTGGGCTAGAGCTGGACTTCCTTGTGGAGGAGTATGCAGGAAGCAAAGGCAGGTTTCCCCCAGTGAAGAGGAGAGTGAAGAAATCCCTGTACATTGCCACAATCGAGAAGGCACACAGCCTTGTCAACTCTCTCATTGAAACAAACAGACTTGACAACCTGGGACTCGTAGTGGTGGATGAG CTGCACATGCTGGGGGATGGCAGCAGAGGAGCAATATTGGAAATGACACTGGCAAAAGTTCTCTATGTTAGCA AAACAACACAGATCGTAGGGATGAGTGCAACCCTGAGCAATGTGGGAGATCTGCAGAAGTTCCTTCATGCTGACAATTACACCAATGACTTCAGACCT GTCCAGCTTAAGGAATATGTAAAGCTCCAAGATTGCATTTATGAAATTGATCCAAAGGAAGAAGAATGCTTCAAGTTTTCTCGACAGTTAAATTTTAAG TATTCCAGTAGTATGCAGAAGATGGATCCTGACCACTTAATTGCTTTGGTGACCGAAGTCATCCCAGCACATTCCTGTTTAGTATTTTGTCCCACAAAGAAAAACTGTGAAAATGTGGCAGAAATGATCTGCAAGTACTTGAAAAA GAGCTTCATGCAAcacaaagagaaagagaaggtCAATCTCCTCAACGAACTCAAGAGCACGGGGAATGGCACCATATGCCCGGTGTTGAAGAAGACAGTTCCTTATGGGATTGCATACCACCACAGTGGGCTCACGAGCGATGAGAGGAAGCTAATAGAGGAAACCTATGCGTCTGGCGCTCTCTGCCTCCTGACCTGTACATCCACGTTGGCGGCTGGAATCAACCTGCCAGCTCGCAG CCAGTATAAGCAGATGACTGGCAGAGCGGGTCGAGCTGGCATTGACACGTCAGGGGAGAGTATCCTCATCCTTCAGGAGAAGGACAAGCTACTG GCCAAGGAACTGGTGAGCAGATCAATGGAAAACTGCTACAGTAACCTGATGCATGACAGTGGCAGGGGCATACTAAGCCTCATCCTCTCCCTAATTGGGTTAAGT ATAACAAGGACGTTGGGGGAGATTCGGGACTTTGTCTCATGTACTCTTTTCAGCGTACAAGAGAAACAAATATGTGGTGAGAAGAGCCTGTGGGACATTGTGAGTGAATCACTAGACATCCTGACAAAGAAGGGCCTTGTTAAAAGCACTGCTGGCGAAGAAGAAACTCTTCTTGAAGTGACAAAGTTGGGTAGAGCCACCTTCAAAG GTTCTGTAGACCTCACCTACTGCGACGTTCTCTACAGAGACTTGTCAAGAGGCCTGGAGGGTCTTATGCTGAATAGCCTCCTTCATTTGATTTATTTAGTGACACCTTATGAGATGGTCATGCAGTGCAAGCCAGACTGGATGATGTATTTTAGACAG TTTACCCAGCTGACTGCAGCAGAACAGAAGATGGCTTCTGCAGTCGGTGTGCCTGAGAGCTTCATTGCTAAAAAGGCATCAGGGCAGAGCATGAAAAAG GCAGTTGACAATGTAGCAGTGAACAGGCTGTACctatcctttgtgctgtttgcgATGTTGAAAGAGACTAATCTGTGGACTGTGGCTGAGAAGTTCAGCCTGACACGAGGCTTTGTGCAGAGTTTGCTGAGTTCATCCTCAGCCTTCTGTTCATGTGTCCTGCATTTCACAGAG GAACTGGAAGAGTTCTGGGCTTACAAGGCACTCCTCACAGAGCTCACTAAAAGACTCACATATTGTGTCAAGATAGAGCTGATTCCTCTAATGGAAGTAGCTGGAGTTTTAGAG GCTCGAGCCAAGCAGCTGTACGGTGCTGGGTATAAGACCTTGGCTCATCTTGCCAATGCGGACCCAAATCTTCTTATAAAGGCAATAGAGAACCTCTCCAAACGACAAGCAAACCAGATTGTAGCTTCTGCCAAA atgCTGCTAACTGAAAAGGCAGAGGCCTTGCAAGAGGAAGTGGATGAGCTGCTGACTTTGCCACATGATCTACCTTCTCTTTAA
- the helq gene encoding helicase POLQ-like isoform X1, translated as MMSSQLDQEINIKRVSRKRSRDALRSHFTPAKKRHSSSPTAKEHSSSLQEQDVGQTESGYMADAQHNEYCSDDEDLFGDYDSIACDTSFLAKLDDIELNFEQRSSTPVLNTAENECAKTRGQHSDIKQQLVHLETDLNTLKTTENCNDLKRPSHKEICEGNSSADDFFAELPSSQLAFQQENHKAAMKPRSMSSAKGEHRESDNSSVCYTSSALRRDDGPIVLQNKSEMKIRNPALQRRVSLRDQLKKAMLGNALVQSPQVSRMKEQKQTVVDEEINVALQAMEPSSAIDLGPFFGLPSKVKDLIYRLRGIKDLYEWQQTCLTLDSVQQRRNLIYSLPTSGGKTLVAEILILRELLCRKNDALLILPYISLVQEKVRGLASFGLELDFLVEEYAGSKGRFPPVKRRVKKSLYIATIEKAHSLVNSLIETNRLDNLGLVVVDELHMLGDGSRGAILEMTLAKVLYVSKTTQIVGMSATLSNVGDLQKFLHADNYTNDFRPVQLKEYVKLQDCIYEIDPKEEECFKFSRQLNFKYSSSMQKMDPDHLIALVTEVIPAHSCLVFCPTKKNCENVAEMICKYLKKSFMQHKEKEKVNLLNELKSTGNGTICPVLKKTVPYGIAYHHSGLTSDERKLIEETYASGALCLLTCTSTLAAGINLPARRVILRSPYVATEFLKRSQYKQMTGRAGRAGIDTSGESILILQEKDKLLAKELVSRSMENCYSNLMHDSGRGILSLILSLIGLSITRTLGEIRDFVSCTLFSVQEKQICGEKSLWDIVSESLDILTKKGLVKSTAGEEETLLEVTKLGRATFKGSVDLTYCDVLYRDLSRGLEGLMLNSLLHLIYLVTPYEMVMQCKPDWMMYFRQFTQLTAAEQKMASAVGVPESFIAKKASGQSMKKAVDNVAVNRLYLSFVLFAMLKETNLWTVAEKFSLTRGFVQSLLSSSSAFCSCVLHFTEELEEFWAYKALLTELTKRLTYCVKIELIPLMEVAGVLEARAKQLYGAGYKTLAHLANADPNLLIKAIENLSKRQANQIVASAKMLLTEKAEALQEEVDELLTLPHDLPSL; from the exons ATGATGAGCTCACAATTAGACCAAGAAATAAACATCAAACGAGTCTCCCGCAAGAGATCGAGAGATGCTTTGAGAAGTCACTTCACCCCTGCAAAAAAAAGACATAGTAGCAGCCCCACCGCGAAAGAGCACAGCTCGTCGCTGCAGGAGCAAGACGTTGGACAGACAGAGTCTGGATACATGGCAGATGCTCAGCACAACGAG TACTGCAGTGATGATGAAGACCTCTTTGGTGATTATGACAGCATCGCCTGTGACACCTCCTTCCTGGCAAAGCTCGACGATATAGAACTGAACTTCGAACAACGCAGCAGTACCCCAGTTCTGAACACTGCTGAGAATGAGTGTGCAAAGACTAGGGGACAGCACTCAGATATCAAACAGCAGCTTGTTCACCTCGAAACAGACTTGAATACATTAAAAACCACGGAAAATTGCAATGATCTTAAAAGACCATCCCACAAGGAGATCTGTGAAGGTAACTCTTCAGCTGATGACTTTTTCGCAGAACTGCCAAGTTCCCAGCTTGCGTTTCAGCAAGAGAACCACAAAGCTGCAATGAAACCAAGGAGTATGAGTTCTGCAAAAGGggaacacagagagtcagacaATTCCTCCGTGTGTTACACGTCCTCTGCATTGAGGAGAGATGATGGCCCCATTGTCCTGCAAAACAAATCAGAGATGAAGATCAGAAACCCTGCTTTGCAGAGGAGAGTGAGCTTGAGAGACCAGCTGAAGAAGGCCATGCTGGGAAATGCCTTGGTGCAGTCACCCCAGGTGTCTCGTATGAAAGAACAGAAGCAGACTGTGGTGGATGAGGAGATTAATGTGGCACTGCAAGCCATGGAACCTTCCTCAGCTATTGATCTAGGACCGTTTTTTGGGCTTCCTAGTAAAGTAAAAGACCTGATCTACAGACTAAGAGGGATTAAAGATCTGTATG AATGGCAGCAGACCTGTCTGACACTGGACTCTGTACAGCAGAGGAGGAACCTCATTTACTCATTACCCACTAGTGGAGGGAAGACATTGGTTGCTGAGATACTAATACTTCGTGAACTGCTCTGCAGAAAAAACGATGCTTTGCTGATTCTACCTTATATCTCCCTTGTTCAGGAGAAG GTTAGAGGGCTGGCTAGCTTTGGGCTAGAGCTGGACTTCCTTGTGGAGGAGTATGCAGGAAGCAAAGGCAGGTTTCCCCCAGTGAAGAGGAGAGTGAAGAAATCCCTGTACATTGCCACAATCGAGAAGGCACACAGCCTTGTCAACTCTCTCATTGAAACAAACAGACTTGACAACCTGGGACTCGTAGTGGTGGATGAG CTGCACATGCTGGGGGATGGCAGCAGAGGAGCAATATTGGAAATGACACTGGCAAAAGTTCTCTATGTTAGCA AAACAACACAGATCGTAGGGATGAGTGCAACCCTGAGCAATGTGGGAGATCTGCAGAAGTTCCTTCATGCTGACAATTACACCAATGACTTCAGACCT GTCCAGCTTAAGGAATATGTAAAGCTCCAAGATTGCATTTATGAAATTGATCCAAAGGAAGAAGAATGCTTCAAGTTTTCTCGACAGTTAAATTTTAAG TATTCCAGTAGTATGCAGAAGATGGATCCTGACCACTTAATTGCTTTGGTGACCGAAGTCATCCCAGCACATTCCTGTTTAGTATTTTGTCCCACAAAGAAAAACTGTGAAAATGTGGCAGAAATGATCTGCAAGTACTTGAAAAA GAGCTTCATGCAAcacaaagagaaagagaaggtCAATCTCCTCAACGAACTCAAGAGCACGGGGAATGGCACCATATGCCCGGTGTTGAAGAAGACAGTTCCTTATGGGATTGCATACCACCACAGTGGGCTCACGAGCGATGAGAGGAAGCTAATAGAGGAAACCTATGCGTCTGGCGCTCTCTGCCTCCTGACCTGTACATCCACGTTGGCGGCTGGAATCAACCTGCCAGCTCGCAG GGTTATTCTGCGCTCTCCCTATGTTGCAACGGAATTTCTGAAGAGAAGCCAGTATAAGCAGATGACTGGCAGAGCGGGTCGAGCTGGCATTGACACGTCAGGGGAGAGTATCCTCATCCTTCAGGAGAAGGACAAGCTACTG GCCAAGGAACTGGTGAGCAGATCAATGGAAAACTGCTACAGTAACCTGATGCATGACAGTGGCAGGGGCATACTAAGCCTCATCCTCTCCCTAATTGGGTTAAGT ATAACAAGGACGTTGGGGGAGATTCGGGACTTTGTCTCATGTACTCTTTTCAGCGTACAAGAGAAACAAATATGTGGTGAGAAGAGCCTGTGGGACATTGTGAGTGAATCACTAGACATCCTGACAAAGAAGGGCCTTGTTAAAAGCACTGCTGGCGAAGAAGAAACTCTTCTTGAAGTGACAAAGTTGGGTAGAGCCACCTTCAAAG GTTCTGTAGACCTCACCTACTGCGACGTTCTCTACAGAGACTTGTCAAGAGGCCTGGAGGGTCTTATGCTGAATAGCCTCCTTCATTTGATTTATTTAGTGACACCTTATGAGATGGTCATGCAGTGCAAGCCAGACTGGATGATGTATTTTAGACAG TTTACCCAGCTGACTGCAGCAGAACAGAAGATGGCTTCTGCAGTCGGTGTGCCTGAGAGCTTCATTGCTAAAAAGGCATCAGGGCAGAGCATGAAAAAG GCAGTTGACAATGTAGCAGTGAACAGGCTGTACctatcctttgtgctgtttgcgATGTTGAAAGAGACTAATCTGTGGACTGTGGCTGAGAAGTTCAGCCTGACACGAGGCTTTGTGCAGAGTTTGCTGAGTTCATCCTCAGCCTTCTGTTCATGTGTCCTGCATTTCACAGAG GAACTGGAAGAGTTCTGGGCTTACAAGGCACTCCTCACAGAGCTCACTAAAAGACTCACATATTGTGTCAAGATAGAGCTGATTCCTCTAATGGAAGTAGCTGGAGTTTTAGAG GCTCGAGCCAAGCAGCTGTACGGTGCTGGGTATAAGACCTTGGCTCATCTTGCCAATGCGGACCCAAATCTTCTTATAAAGGCAATAGAGAACCTCTCCAAACGACAAGCAAACCAGATTGTAGCTTCTGCCAAA atgCTGCTAACTGAAAAGGCAGAGGCCTTGCAAGAGGAAGTGGATGAGCTGCTGACTTTGCCACATGATCTACCTTCTCTTTAA